Proteins from a genomic interval of Schistocerca serialis cubense isolate TAMUIC-IGC-003099 chromosome 11, iqSchSeri2.2, whole genome shotgun sequence:
- the LOC126426884 gene encoding E3 SUMO-protein ligase ZBED1-like, protein MVNFATNSSRSVDPVLPEPGEASLAVELPEEGTTASSTQGEAVPSTSQHQTAITEYVPKKMGLIQKKKVDSKLMGLFTKDYQPFSIVNDSGFRSFVHALNPAYEIPSRRTVTNVMLPAAYAEANEKVQQKLQGIKTICLTTDCWTSASNESYMAVTGHFINEQFRLQSVLLECSHFSGAHTSSNLSTALIKITDKFSLGGKILMVVTDNAPNIKNAISTILKWKHFGCYAHTLNLVVQDALKNVQEVHQKVKTIVGFFKRSSSATERLLTCQQNSGKVNIKKLIQDLPTRWNSTLFMLERIVELSEAVKITVALCNRPTDLPSLSNDEWEICSELCSILKPFEQVSRQLSAEDYPTGSLVIVLTRGLLAVCDEIAKMQLHEVSRKVVLALKEGLTNRFSNLEQSKSIALATLLDPRFKLLAFQNQAAADNTKKQLINIVAQKLEKCRPVGIQPSQSVEPNNLATESFSVWGIFDKLVKHAQPQGTVQSCAIVEVQRYIDSSVISRNEDPLAWWRQNQYIYPTIAKVVKERFNVVATSVPCERVFSKTGHLINDRRTRLKPSNIEKLIFLNANGTCD, encoded by the exons ATGGTGAACTTTGCGACAAATTCTTCAAGATCCGTCGACCCTGTGTTGCCAGAGCCAG GTGAAGCCTCTCTTGCAGTGGAGTTGCCAGAAGAAGGCACCACAGCCAGCAGCACACAGGGGGAAGCAGTTCCCTCCACATCACAGCATCAGACAGCCATCACAGAATACGTTCCCAAAAAGATGGGACTGATTCAAAAGAAGAAGGTGGATAGCAAATTAATGGGTCTGTTCACAAAAGACTATCAACCTTTCTCTATTGTAAATGACTCAGGATTTCGTAGTTTTGTACATGCACTGAATCCTGCTTATGAAATACCGAGTAGAAGGACTGTAACAAATGTAATGTTGCCAGCAGCATATGCAGAAGCAAATGAGAAAGTACAACAAAAGCTGCAAGGCATAAAGACAATCTGCCTAACAACAGATTGCTGGACATCAGCTTCTAATGAAAGTTACATGGCTGTAACTGGACATTTCATAAATGAACAATTCAGATTACAGTCTGTACTGCTGGAATGCAGTCATTTCAGTGGTGCCCATACCAGCTCAAATTTGTCCACAGCTTTGATTAAAATTACAGACAAATTTAGTCTTGGTGGCAAAATTTTAATGGTAGTCACGGACAATGCACCAAATATAAAAAATGCTATTTCCACCATTCTCAAGTGGAAACATTTTGGTTGTTATGCTCACACTCTTAATTTAGTTGTGCAGGATGCACTTAAAAATGTTCAGGAAGTTCACCAGAAAGTCAAGACAATTGTAGGTTTTTTTAAAAGGAGCAGCAGTGCAACAGAGCGGCTCTTAACATGCCAACAGAACAGTGGCAAAGTAAACATCAAGAAATTGATCCAGGACTTGCCCACAAGGTGGAATTCAACCCTGTTCATGTTGGAACGTATTGTCGAATTGTCAGAGGCAGTGAAAATTACAGTTGCCCTTTGTAACAGGCCCACAGATCTTCCGTCACTGTCAAATGATGAGTGGGAAATCTGCTCCGAACTCTGTTCAATTTTGAAACCGTTTGAGCAGGTTTCGAGGCAGCTCAGTGCAGAGGATTACCCAACTGGCAGCTTG GTTATAGTCCTGACACGTGGACTTCTGGCAGTATGTGACGAAATAGCCAAAATGCAGTTACATGAAGTTTCAAGGAAAGTTGTTTTGGCACTAAAAGAAGGGCTTACAAACCGGTTTTCGAATCTTGAGCAGAGCAAGTCCATTGCCCTTGCTACTCTGCTGGATCCACGTTTCAAACTGCTGGCATTTCAGAACCAGGCAGCAGCAGACAACACGAAGAAACAATTAATTAATATTGTTGCCCAGAAACTGGAAAAATGTAGGCCAGTAGGTATTCAGCCTTCACAATCTGTTGAGCCAAACAATTTGGCAACTGAATCCTTCTCTGTGTGGGGCATATTCGATAAGTTAGTGAAACATGCACAGCCACAGGGCACAGTACAGTCATGTGCTATTGTAGAGGTTCAAAGGTACATTGACAGCTCAGTCATCAGTAGAAATGAGGATCCTCTGGCATGGTGGAGACAAAATCAATACATATACCCAACCATTGCAAAAGTAGTGAAAGAGAGGTTTAATGTTGTAGCAACTTCTGTGCCTTGTGAGAGGGTCTTCTCAAAAACTGGACATTTAATAAATGACAGAAGAACCCGCCTCAAGCCATCGAATATAGAAAAACTAATATTTCTGAATGCCAATGGTACCTGTGATTAG